The Glycine soja cultivar W05 chromosome 8, ASM419377v2, whole genome shotgun sequence genome has a window encoding:
- the LOC114424635 gene encoding remorin 1.4-like isoform X2, translated as MGVSGNQRGKEVENTDTSSGVRQEYAFSPLNLIPTTTRTDSKDSVDRDAVLARVESEKRLALIRAWEESEKTKAENRAYKRHNAVVLWENSKKASAEAHLKRIEEKLDRNKAKCVEKMQNNVAEIHRTAEEKRAMIEANRGEEFLEIEEKAAKFRTRGYSPRKYLPCFGSS; from the exons ATGGGAGTATCGGGGAACCAACGAGGCAAGGAAGTGGAGAACACAGACACTTCAAGCGGTGTTAGACAAGAGTATGCATTTTCTCCACTCAATCTAA TTCCTACTACTACTAGGACGGATTCAAAGGATTCAGTTGACAGAg ATGCTGTGCTTGCAAGGGTTGAATCAGAGAAAAGACTGGCTTTAATAAGAGCATGGGAAGAAAGTGAGAAGACAAAAGCAGAGAACAG GGCATATAAAAGGCACAATGCTGTCGTATTGTGGGAGAATAGTAAGAAAGCATCTGCGGAGGCACATCTTAAAAGGATTGAG GAAAAATTGGACAGAAACAAGGCCAAGTGTGTtgaaaaaatgcaaaacaatgTTGCTGAAATTCATAGAACAGCAGAAGAGAAAAGGGCAATGATAGAAGCCAACAGGGGAGAAGAATTCCTAGAAATAGAGGAGAAAGCTGCTAAGTTTCGTACCCGTGGCTATTCACCCAGGAAATATCTTCCATGCTTCGGCAGCAGTTAA
- the LOC114424633 gene encoding LIM domain-containing protein WLIM2b-like has protein sequence MAFSGTQQKCKACDKTVHLVEGLSVDGAAYHKNCFRCSHCNGLLAISNYSSTEGVLYCKVHFEQLFKETGAYPKKSQSSGKPPLELNRAPSKLSAFFSGTQEKCSKCKKTVYPLEKLTVEGEFYHKSCFRCAHGGCFLTPSTYAALDGYLYCKPHFSQLFKEKGSYSYLSKQTSLKKSEMQQEQEAVEKTTTTTTTDDDRSEPEPETTTTTTTMEAEQADDDHSEQEH, from the exons atggcATTCAGCGGGACCCAACAGAAATGCAAGGCTTGCGACAAAACTGTTCACTTGGTCGAAGGTTTATCTGTCGATGGGGCTGCTTATCACAAGAATTGCTTCAGATGCAGCCATTGCAATGGCCTTCTTGCG ATAAGCAACTACTCATCCACCGAAGGGGTTTTGTACTGCAAGGTGCACTTTGAGCAGCTTTTCAAGGAAACTGGCGCCTACCCCAAGAAATCCCAGTCGT CTGGAAAGCCTCCACTCGAGCTG AATAGAGCACCAAGCAAACTTTCTGCCTTCTTCTCTGGGACTCAAGAGAAATGTTCAAAATGCAAGAAAACCGTATATCCATTGGAAAAG TTGACCGTGGAAGGCGAGTTTTACCATAAATCATGTTTTAGGTGTGCACATGGAGGATGTTTCCTGACCCCTTCAACCTATGCTGCTCTTGATGGATATCTTTACTGCAAGCCTCACTTCTCTCAATTGTTCAAGGAGAAGGGTAGCTACAGTTATCTGTCCAAGCAAACTTCATTGAAGAAAAGTGAAATGCAACAAGAACAAGAGGCTGTGgagaaaacaacaacaacaacaacaaccgaTGATGATCGCTCAGAGCCAGAGCCAGAGAcgacgacaacaacaacaacaatggaagctgaACAAGCTGATGATGATCACTCTGAGCAAGAACACTAG
- the LOC114424635 gene encoding remorin-like isoform X1, whose translation MGVSGNQRGKEVENTDTSSGVRQEYAFSPLNLSLFAKWNRFRSFLVILSKKVKKKVPTTTRTDSKDSVDRDAVLARVESEKRLALIRAWEESEKTKAENRAYKRHNAVVLWENSKKASAEAHLKRIEEKLDRNKAKCVEKMQNNVAEIHRTAEEKRAMIEANRGEEFLEIEEKAAKFRTRGYSPRKYLPCFGSS comes from the exons ATGGGAGTATCGGGGAACCAACGAGGCAAGGAAGTGGAGAACACAGACACTTCAAGCGGTGTTAGACAAGAGTATGCATTTTCTCCACTCAATCTAA GTTTGTTCGCCAAATGGAATCGATTTCGTAGTTTCTTAGTAATTTTGTCCAAAAAGGTCAAAAAGAAAG TTCCTACTACTACTAGGACGGATTCAAAGGATTCAGTTGACAGAg ATGCTGTGCTTGCAAGGGTTGAATCAGAGAAAAGACTGGCTTTAATAAGAGCATGGGAAGAAAGTGAGAAGACAAAAGCAGAGAACAG GGCATATAAAAGGCACAATGCTGTCGTATTGTGGGAGAATAGTAAGAAAGCATCTGCGGAGGCACATCTTAAAAGGATTGAG GAAAAATTGGACAGAAACAAGGCCAAGTGTGTtgaaaaaatgcaaaacaatgTTGCTGAAATTCATAGAACAGCAGAAGAGAAAAGGGCAATGATAGAAGCCAACAGGGGAGAAGAATTCCTAGAAATAGAGGAGAAAGCTGCTAAGTTTCGTACCCGTGGCTATTCACCCAGGAAATATCTTCCATGCTTCGGCAGCAGTTAA